The segment GAAGGAGCTGATCAAGGAATGCGCCGAATCGGTCCGCAAATGGGTCGAAGAGGGACGCATCGTATACGGCGTAACGACGGGCTTCGGCGACCTGGCTTCGGTCGTCATTCCGCGCGACAAGAGCCGCCAGCTTCAGGAAAATCTTCTCATGAGCCACTCCTGCGGCTTCGGCGAAGCCTACCCCGAAGAAGTAGTGCGCGCGATAATGCTTCTCCGCGTAAATACGCTTACCCGCGGCTATTCGGGAATAAGCCTCGCGACGCTGCAACAGATGGTCGATTATCTTAACGCGGGAATCCACCCCGTCGTGCCCCAACAGGGTTCGGTAGGTGCAAGCGGCGACCTCTGCCCGCTGTCGCACGTAGCGATATCGCTCATCGGCAAGGGCGACGTCGTATATAAAGGAAAGAAGATGACCGCAGCCGACGCGATCGCGGCGGAGGGATTGAAGCCGGTCGAGCTTCAGCCGAAGGAAGGGCTCGCGCTCAACAACGGCACGACGGTCATGACGGCGGTCGCGGCCCTCTGCATTATCGACGCTATGAAGATGGTAAAGAACGCCGACATAGCCGCGGCGATGTCGGCCGAAGCTCTTCACGCCGTCCCCTACGCATTTGACCGCCGCACCCACGATCTGCGTCCGCAGCACGGTCAGGGAATCGTCGCTGAAAACATGCGCCGCCTTCTCGAAGGAAGCGAGATCGTCGAGAAATATAAAAAGGACCGCGTTCAGGACGCCTATTCGCTGCGCTGCCTCCCACAGGTCCACGGCGCGAGCCGCGACGCGATAGGCTACGTGAAGGATAAGGTCGAGATAGAAATCAACTCGGTCACTGACAACCCCATCATCTTCCACAGGGACGGCGAAGCGATAAGCGGCGGGAACTTCCACGGCCAGCCGATGGCGATGGCGATGGACTTCTTCGGGATAGCCTGCGCAGAATTTGCTAATATCGCTGAGCGCCGCATCGCGCGCCTCGTCGACCACAAACTCTCCGATCTGCCGCCGTTCCTCGTCTCCGACAGCGGCGTGAACAGCGGCTTCATGATTCCGCAGTACACAGCCGCCGCTATCGTATCGGAGGACAAGGTGCTCGCGCATCCGTCGGTCGTCGATTCGATCCCGACGTCCGCAAACCAGGAAGACCACGTCTCCATGGGCGGCTACAGCGCGCGCAAGGGGCGCCAGATCCTCGACAACGCTAACAAGGTCATCGCTATAGAAATGCTGAACGCCGCGCAGGGAATGGACTTCCGCGCGCCGCTGAAGCCGGGCAAAGGCACTCGGGCCGCCTTCGCGGAATATCGCAAGCACGTGCCCTTCTACGAGAAGGACCAGGTCATGCAGCCGCTTATGCTGAAGTCGCTCGAACTCGTAGAAGCCGGGACGATAATCAGCGCCGCAGAAGCTGCGGTCGGCGAACTGAAGTAATATAATAAAAACAGCTTACAGCGAAAGGCAGGAAGATATAATATGGCAATGCAGCTTATCGAATGTGTCCCCAACTTCAGCGAAGGCAGAAGGCAGGAGGTAATCGACGAAATAGTGAACTGCTTCCGGGACAAGCGCGGGGTCTATCTCTTCGACCACCGCGCCGACGAGGATCACAACCGCCTGGTCGTCAGCCTCGTCGGAGCTCCCGCTCCCATCT is part of the Synergistes jonesii genome and harbors:
- the hutH gene encoding histidine ammonia-lyase; the encoded protein is MDAVLLNGQSLTLKDVENVARRGYKVEIAPEAKELIKECAESVRKWVEEGRIVYGVTTGFGDLASVVIPRDKSRQLQENLLMSHSCGFGEAYPEEVVRAIMLLRVNTLTRGYSGISLATLQQMVDYLNAGIHPVVPQQGSVGASGDLCPLSHVAISLIGKGDVVYKGKKMTAADAIAAEGLKPVELQPKEGLALNNGTTVMTAVAALCIIDAMKMVKNADIAAAMSAEALHAVPYAFDRRTHDLRPQHGQGIVAENMRRLLEGSEIVEKYKKDRVQDAYSLRCLPQVHGASRDAIGYVKDKVEIEINSVTDNPIIFHRDGEAISGGNFHGQPMAMAMDFFGIACAEFANIAERRIARLVDHKLSDLPPFLVSDSGVNSGFMIPQYTAAAIVSEDKVLAHPSVVDSIPTSANQEDHVSMGGYSARKGRQILDNANKVIAIEMLNAAQGMDFRAPLKPGKGTRAAFAEYRKHVPFYEKDQVMQPLMLKSLELVEAGTIISAAEAAVGELK